CTAAAATTAGAATTGATCTCTGTAATTTTGAAGGTAATGCTCAGGCAATACGACTTATTCATACCTTATTGAGATTAAATTTAACCTACGCGCAAATTGCCTGTGTTTTTAAATATACCCGCCCAGCCTATTGGACCGGTGAGAAGCCGAAGCAATATAGTTATTTAATGAAAAAGCCCGGCTATTATTGGGCGGAAGAAAGTTTTATTCATACCTTACAAAAAAAAGTGAATATCCAGCAATACCACCGCTTTCCTCTGACTTATATAATGGAAGCAGCGGATGATATCTCCTATTGTGTTGCAGATTTAGAGGATGCGGTAGAAAAAAGCATTTTTACCGTAGAACAGCTTTATGACTACCTCAAAGTTGAATGGAACAAAAATGGAGACGGCGAACTCTTCGCCACGATTGTGGATGACGCATATTGCCGTATGCAAAAAGCGGGTCGCTCAGAAGCGTTCTTCATGTATTTGAGAGTTAATGTCATTAAAGTATTGGTGCCGCATGCCGCCGACCGTTTCTGTCGTCATCTTGAGTCAATTGTTGAAGGGGCATTTAATGAGCCGCTCATTGACGATGAAGGACAAGAAAATCGTCTGCTTGATGTGTTTAAAAATGTTGCGCGTAGCTATGTGTTTAATCATCACGAAGTTGAGCAGCTTGAGCTGCAGGGATATCGCGTTATCACTGGACTATTAGATATCTACAGTGGTTTGCTTGATATGCCAACAGACGACTTTGCTCAACTCGTTGAAGATAATAAACATAAAAAATTTCCTATTGAAACTCGGCTATTTCATAAGCTTTCGGGGAAGCACCTTGCCGCTTATCGTGAAGCCCTTAAACAGATTAAACATCTATCTAACGAGCAGCATGAGGTTCGAGAGTATTATCATCGGGCCCGTTTAATTCAAGACTATATCAGCGGTATGACCGATCTTTAT
This is a stretch of genomic DNA from Hafnia alvei. It encodes these proteins:
- the dgt gene encoding dGTPase, producing MDINLGAKFCYQRFYSADCQELDDGYEIARRFESDRGRIINSAAIRRLQQKTQVFPLERNAAVRSRLTHSMEVQQVGRHIAKEVIHHLKRTERISELGLDLYLDSFESIVEMACLMHDIGNPPFGHFGESAINDWFSRRLGVIAEGQKCSDDELQCQVVALRRDMADADLNTLRAKIRIDLCNFEGNAQAIRLIHTLLRLNLTYAQIACVFKYTRPAYWTGEKPKQYSYLMKKPGYYWAEESFIHTLQKKVNIQQYHRFPLTYIMEAADDISYCVADLEDAVEKSIFTVEQLYDYLKVEWNKNGDGELFATIVDDAYCRMQKAGRSEAFFMYLRVNVIKVLVPHAADRFCRHLESIVEGAFNEPLIDDEGQENRLLDVFKNVARSYVFNHHEVEQLELQGYRVITGLLDIYSGLLDMPTDDFAQLVEDNKHKKFPIETRLFHKLSGKHLAAYREALKQIKHLSNEQHEVREYYHRARLIQDYISGMTDLYAYDEYRRLMAAE